One window from the genome of Candidatus Hydrogenedentota bacterium encodes:
- a CDS encoding sigma-70 family RNA polymerase sigma factor, translating into MSIALDTTVLCEIPEEEEQEPRARVSDAFEDAELVARAKTGDSDAFELLVKRYRNEVFALSYHFVRNREQAWDVSQEVFIKVHNALARFRGDASFKTWLMRITANQCKDYLKKRRLETVSFDDSRYAEDAPSHVLPPDRSLEAQEIGEAVEKALSKLSHKHRTAFILREFEGLSYEEMAQVMDCSIGTVMSRLHHARKKLQKGLTHMGLMGAHS; encoded by the coding sequence TTGAGTATCGCACTGGATACTACGGTTCTCTGTGAAATCCCGGAAGAAGAGGAACAGGAACCGCGGGCAAGGGTCAGCGACGCTTTTGAGGACGCTGAACTGGTTGCCCGTGCGAAGACGGGCGATAGCGACGCATTTGAATTGCTTGTAAAGCGTTATCGCAACGAGGTTTTTGCCCTTTCTTACCATTTCGTGAGGAACCGGGAACAAGCCTGGGACGTCTCACAGGAAGTGTTCATCAAGGTCCACAACGCTCTGGCGCGATTTCGTGGCGATGCCAGCTTCAAGACCTGGCTGATGCGGATCACCGCGAATCAGTGCAAGGATTATTTGAAGAAACGGCGGCTTGAAACCGTCTCGTTCGATGACAGCCGGTATGCGGAGGATGCTCCAAGTCATGTGCTTCCTCCCGACCGAAGTCTGGAGGCACAGGAAATCGGCGAAGCGGTCGAGAAAGCGTTGAGCAAATTGTCACATAAACATCGGACAGCCTTCATCTTACGTGAATTTGAGGGCCTCTCGTACGAGGAGATGGCCCAGGTAATGGATTGCAGCATCGGCACGGTGATGAGCAGGCTGCATCACGCACGCAAGAAACTGCAAAAAGGCCTTACGCACATGGGCCTGATGGGAGCGCACTCATGA
- a CDS encoding polyprenyl synthetase family protein produces the protein MVESENMLKTLTLKELYSPVRDDIDAVSARVGDYWTKALQLVHGPSMPSVQAGGKMLRPALCLLSAGVSGAGNTRRFVNLATGMELLHLAALAHDDVIDRANMRHGMHTLNARWDDHAAILAGDYLVARSIEIMASYDSTCIISRAVTSIREMAEAELKCFANGDGPMTEAEVLEVARKKTASLFASACSTPACLIDGAPGQLLHDYGMALGIAFQLVDDLLDLRQDATVLGKPSCSDIVEGKQTLPILFMKDSLNTAGKARLEGLRGSELTANDHEWVLDMLRATKAAERTEAVARDYAALAHAATAQIHPSPYRDSMAGIVDFVLARNW, from the coding sequence ATGGTAGAATCCGAAAACATGTTGAAAACACTTACATTGAAGGAACTTTACTCCCCTGTCCGCGACGACATTGACGCGGTTTCCGCGCGCGTGGGCGATTATTGGACCAAAGCCCTGCAATTGGTGCACGGGCCCTCCATGCCTTCCGTACAGGCGGGCGGAAAGATGCTGCGCCCCGCGCTGTGTCTGCTTTCGGCGGGGGTGTCCGGAGCAGGGAACACCCGCCGTTTCGTGAACTTGGCCACTGGGATGGAACTGCTCCATCTGGCAGCGTTGGCTCATGACGATGTGATAGACCGGGCCAATATGCGCCACGGCATGCACACGCTCAATGCCCGGTGGGACGATCATGCGGCCATTCTCGCCGGGGACTACCTGGTTGCCCGCTCTATCGAGATTATGGCCTCCTACGACTCTACCTGTATCATCTCGCGCGCTGTCACATCTATCCGGGAAATGGCCGAGGCGGAACTCAAGTGTTTCGCTAACGGCGACGGTCCGATGACCGAAGCCGAGGTTTTGGAAGTCGCCCGGAAGAAGACCGCCAGTCTGTTCGCCTCCGCCTGCAGCACTCCCGCCTGCCTGATTGACGGCGCCCCCGGCCAGCTCCTCCACGATTACGGCATGGCTCTCGGGATTGCCTTCCAGCTCGTCGACGACCTGCTTGACCTCCGGCAGGACGCCACGGTGCTGGGCAAACCATCGTGTTCGGACATCGTGGAGGGCAAGCAGACCCTGCCTATTCTCTTCATGAAAGACAGCCTGAACACGGCCGGCAAGGCGCGGCTTGAAGGGTTGCGCGGCTCGGAGCTGACCGCGAACGACCACGAATGGGTGCTGGACATGCTCCGGGCAACCAAGGCCGCCGAGCGTACCGAGGCCGTCGCCCGCGATTATGCCGCACTGGCCCATGCGGCCACCGCCCAGATCCACCCGAGCCCCTATAGGGATTCCATGGCGGGTATTGTGGATTTCGTGCTCGCCCGCAACTGGTAG